In Thermus antranikianii DSM 12462, one DNA window encodes the following:
- a CDS encoding class I SAM-dependent methyltransferase, with amino-acid sequence MDKKQKELARSFSSRHAQEYAQSISHAGGRDLKRLLELLEPRSSERALDVATGPGHTALALAPFVREVIGIDLTPEMAIPFSQAARERGLRNVRFLVGDAESLPFPEGEFHLVTTRRAAHHFPRIARALAEMARVLKPGGRLGIADMVAPENPEAAQLFNALEAARDNFHVQAYTVEEWQGLIQEVGLSLLHLEAFEEEVTWPEWLYPLDPKGWEAKRVEEVLAQASPGIRPLVVQEGPGDRTLIKRRMVLVALKG; translated from the coding sequence GTGGACAAAAAACAGAAGGAGCTGGCCCGGAGCTTTTCCTCCCGCCACGCCCAGGAGTATGCCCAAAGCATCAGCCACGCCGGGGGCCGCGATCTGAAGAGGTTGCTGGAGCTTTTAGAACCCAGGTCCTCGGAAAGAGCCCTGGATGTGGCCACGGGTCCCGGCCACACGGCTTTGGCCCTGGCCCCTTTTGTGCGGGAAGTCATCGGGATCGACCTGACCCCAGAAATGGCCATACCTTTCAGCCAGGCGGCCCGCGAACGGGGCTTGCGCAATGTCCGCTTCCTGGTGGGAGACGCCGAGTCCCTGCCCTTTCCTGAGGGGGAGTTCCATCTGGTCACCACCCGGAGGGCTGCCCATCACTTTCCCCGCATCGCCAGGGCCTTAGCCGAGATGGCCAGGGTGCTGAAGCCAGGAGGCCGTCTGGGAATCGCCGACATGGTGGCCCCGGAAAACCCAGAAGCCGCCCAACTCTTCAACGCCCTCGAGGCAGCCCGGGATAACTTCCACGTGCAGGCGTACACCGTGGAGGAATGGCAAGGGCTCATTCAAGAGGTGGGCTTAAGCCTCCTCCACCTGGAGGCATTTGAGGAGGAAGTGACCTGGCCTGAGTGGCTCTATCCCCTGGACCCAAAAGGGTGGGAAGCGAAGCGGGTGGAGGAGGTTTTGGCCCAGGCTTCCCCCGGAATCCGCCCCCTGGTGGTCCAGGAAGGGCCAGGGGATCGCACCCTCATCAAGCGCCGGATGGTCCTGGTGGCCCTGAAGGGCTAG
- the nagA gene encoding N-acetylglucosamine-6-phosphate deacetylase has protein sequence MLAGSILTPQGFVQGRLHFSERIEAIEEAPVEGPYILPGFLDLHVHGGGGREVMEGQEGVEATLRFHLQHGTTGLLATTVTAPLADLERALKGAKAAMEGPWGKALLGVHLEGPFISPNRLGAQPPFPLPPDREIASHLLSLAPVRVVTLAPELPGALELIRFLAEKGIRVQLGHTGARYEEALSALEAGAVGFTHLYNAMTGLHHRAPGVVGLALERGEWAEIIPDGLHVHPAAIRLALKTIPGLYFVSDAVAAAGMPEGTYPLGAHRVEKRKEGVWLGESLAGSTLTLDQALRNLVAWGVPLEEAAKRLSLYPARYLGLSDRGEIALGKRADLVVLDEALRVLEVYLEGKQLA, from the coding sequence GTGCTAGCAGGCTCCATCCTGACTCCCCAAGGCTTCGTACAGGGCAGGCTTCACTTCAGCGAGCGCATAGAGGCCATAGAGGAGGCTCCCGTGGAGGGCCCCTACATCCTCCCGGGCTTCTTGGACCTCCACGTGCACGGGGGAGGCGGAAGGGAGGTGATGGAGGGCCAGGAGGGAGTAGAAGCCACCTTGCGCTTCCACCTCCAGCACGGCACCACAGGCCTCCTCGCCACCACCGTCACCGCCCCCCTGGCCGATCTGGAAAGAGCCCTCAAAGGAGCGAAGGCGGCCATGGAAGGCCCTTGGGGAAAGGCCCTCCTGGGCGTTCACCTGGAGGGTCCTTTCATCAGCCCAAACCGCCTGGGGGCCCAGCCCCCCTTCCCCCTTCCCCCGGACCGGGAAATAGCCAGCCATCTTCTCTCCCTGGCTCCCGTGCGGGTGGTGACCCTGGCCCCCGAGCTTCCCGGGGCCTTAGAACTCATCCGCTTCCTGGCGGAAAAGGGCATCCGGGTCCAACTCGGGCACACGGGAGCCCGCTACGAGGAGGCCCTATCCGCCCTGGAGGCAGGGGCGGTGGGCTTCACCCACCTCTATAACGCCATGACCGGCCTGCACCACCGGGCCCCGGGGGTGGTGGGCCTGGCCCTAGAACGGGGGGAATGGGCCGAGATCATCCCCGATGGCCTGCATGTGCACCCGGCCGCCATCCGGCTGGCTTTGAAGACCATTCCCGGGCTGTACTTTGTGAGCGACGCCGTGGCCGCAGCGGGGATGCCGGAGGGCACCTATCCCCTGGGGGCCCATCGGGTGGAAAAGCGGAAGGAGGGGGTGTGGCTGGGGGAGTCCCTGGCGGGGAGCACCCTTACCCTGGACCAGGCCTTAAGGAACCTGGTGGCCTGGGGCGTGCCCTTGGAGGAAGCGGCCAAGCGGCTATCCCTGTACCCGGCCCGGTACCTGGGCCTTTCGGACCGGGGGGAGATCGCCTTGGGGAAGCGGGCGGATCTCGTGGTGCTGGACGAGGCCCTAAGGGTGCTGGAAGTGTACCTCGAGGGGAAACAGCTGGCCTAG
- a CDS encoding alpha-amylase family glycosyl hydrolase: MGRILAVWVWLSLALAVPVTFRYTPPSGLEVRSVSLRGSFNSWRETPMRKEDGSWAVTVDLDPGEHQYKFFINGQWPRDMCNDPTFGTPMVDPKAAGCVDDGFGGQNAVIVVQAPVAPTPPAGPVALDFTHDPLDAQFVSHADGKLSVRFRAGEGAVAAAWVEVEGKRVPMHLQLSFPGSEVWRGTLPGGVGAYRILVRTQDGKEEVFGPFNPPERPFAEVAWVGEGVGYQIFPERFYNGDPGNDALALETDEYRFNQVWQRSSGPKPHLSHWSDPPSPLHCCHQYFGGDLAGVLAKLPYLKALGVSVLYLNPIFDSGSAHGYDTHDYLKVSPKFGDKSLLRKLLDEAHRLGMRVIFDFVPNHTGLGFWAFQDVVRRGPRSPYWNWYFIKRWPFLPGDGSAYEGWWGLGSLPKLNTADPGVKRYLIEVAKYWVRFGFDGVRVDVPGDVLNPHAFFKEMRAELKAIKPDAYLVAEIWQRDPSWLRGDEFDSLMNYAIGRDILLRFAKGGSLALYNARRALADLARVYALYPEAVAGMGFNLITSHDTARLLTELGGGGLKDVPSPEARARQRLAAAMLYALPGLPVTFQGDECGFTGERPADPPHELNRYPFQWEKCHGETLVFYQTLAGLRRELPALRSAVFRSYYGEGYLLAFLRGEPGEGEVLAAFNSGLEAATLPLPPGGWRDPLEGRTYRKEVAVPPLGFRYLLHLGR, from the coding sequence ATGGGGAGAATCCTGGCGGTGTGGGTATGGCTTAGCCTGGCCCTGGCGGTCCCGGTGACCTTCCGCTACACACCTCCTTCGGGCCTCGAGGTGCGCTCGGTAAGCCTCCGGGGCTCCTTCAACAGCTGGAGGGAAACCCCCATGCGGAAGGAGGACGGGTCCTGGGCGGTAACCGTGGACCTGGATCCAGGGGAGCACCAGTACAAGTTCTTCATCAACGGCCAGTGGCCCAGGGACATGTGCAACGATCCCACCTTCGGCACGCCCATGGTGGACCCGAAGGCGGCAGGGTGTGTGGACGATGGCTTTGGGGGTCAGAACGCCGTGATCGTGGTCCAGGCCCCGGTAGCCCCCACCCCTCCTGCGGGGCCCGTGGCCCTGGACTTCACCCATGATCCGTTGGACGCCCAGTTTGTCTCCCATGCCGACGGCAAGCTTTCCGTGCGCTTCCGGGCGGGGGAGGGGGCGGTGGCGGCCGCCTGGGTAGAGGTGGAAGGAAAGAGGGTCCCCATGCACCTGCAACTGAGTTTTCCGGGAAGCGAGGTTTGGCGTGGGACCTTACCTGGGGGCGTGGGAGCCTACCGCATCCTGGTGCGGACCCAGGATGGGAAGGAGGAGGTGTTCGGTCCCTTTAACCCTCCCGAAAGGCCCTTTGCCGAGGTGGCCTGGGTAGGCGAGGGGGTGGGTTACCAGATCTTCCCCGAGCGCTTCTACAACGGGGATCCCGGCAACGACGCCCTGGCCCTGGAAACCGACGAGTACCGCTTTAACCAGGTGTGGCAGCGCTCCTCCGGGCCCAAGCCCCATCTCTCCCACTGGAGCGATCCCCCCTCGCCCCTGCACTGCTGCCACCAGTACTTCGGGGGGGATCTTGCCGGGGTGCTGGCCAAGCTTCCTTACCTAAAGGCGCTGGGGGTTAGCGTCCTCTACCTGAATCCCATCTTTGATTCCGGGTCGGCCCACGGCTACGACACCCACGACTACCTCAAGGTTTCCCCCAAGTTCGGCGACAAATCCCTCTTGCGCAAGCTGCTGGACGAGGCCCATCGCCTCGGCATGCGGGTGATCTTTGACTTTGTGCCCAACCACACCGGCTTGGGCTTCTGGGCCTTCCAGGATGTGGTGCGGCGGGGGCCTAGGTCCCCTTACTGGAACTGGTACTTCATCAAGCGCTGGCCCTTCCTGCCCGGCGATGGTTCCGCCTACGAGGGATGGTGGGGCCTGGGTAGCCTCCCCAAACTGAATACCGCCGACCCGGGAGTGAAGCGCTACCTGATCGAGGTGGCCAAGTACTGGGTACGCTTCGGCTTTGACGGGGTGCGGGTGGATGTGCCCGGGGATGTGCTAAATCCTCACGCTTTCTTTAAGGAAATGCGGGCCGAACTGAAGGCCATCAAGCCCGACGCCTACCTGGTGGCGGAGATCTGGCAGAGGGATCCTAGCTGGCTCCGGGGGGATGAGTTTGACTCCCTGATGAACTACGCCATCGGCCGGGATATCCTCCTTCGCTTTGCCAAGGGGGGAAGCCTGGCCCTGTACAACGCCCGCCGGGCCTTGGCGGACCTGGCCCGGGTTTACGCCCTTTACCCGGAGGCGGTGGCCGGGATGGGCTTCAACTTGATCACCTCCCACGACACGGCCCGCCTCCTTACCGAGCTTGGGGGCGGGGGCCTGAAGGACGTTCCCAGCCCGGAAGCCAGGGCCCGGCAGCGGCTTGCGGCGGCCATGCTCTACGCCCTTCCCGGTCTCCCCGTAACCTTCCAGGGGGATGAGTGCGGTTTCACCGGGGAAAGGCCAGCCGACCCCCCCCACGAGCTCAACCGGTATCCTTTCCAGTGGGAGAAGTGCCACGGGGAAACCCTGGTCTTCTACCAGACCTTGGCCGGGCTACGCCGGGAGCTTCCCGCCCTTCGGAGCGCGGTTTTTCGCAGTTACTATGGCGAGGGTTACCTGCTGGCTTTCCTCCGGGGGGAGCCGGGGGAAGGGGAGGTGCTGGCAGCGTTTAATAGTGGCCTCGAGGCCGCCACCCTACCCCTGCCCCCAGGTGGCTGGCGGGACCCCCTGGAGGGGCGGACCTACCGCAAGGAAGTGGCCGTACCGCCCCTTGGCTTCCGGTATTTACTCCACCTGGGTCGCTAG
- a CDS encoding AI-2E family transporter: MSLALFLWALSHLYSLLLWVFLAFTLAGALDPLVGLFARRFPRPSAVFLAYLMVLGVMGLGFYLAAPLLILQFHHPGELLPMVLQWLQDNLALSLPDLASSLASSAHVAGDLLLRVGETVSEMVLALVLAVMIALEPHLVPGRRHTFQGAAGPRCWRIPGSAWAAPRHLRLR, from the coding sequence TTGAGCCTGGCCCTTTTCCTTTGGGCCCTTTCCCACCTCTATAGCCTTCTTCTTTGGGTCTTCCTGGCCTTTACCCTGGCCGGGGCTTTGGATCCCCTGGTGGGGCTCTTTGCGCGAAGGTTCCCCCGGCCTTCCGCGGTTTTCCTGGCCTACCTCATGGTCCTGGGGGTGATGGGCTTGGGGTTTTACCTGGCTGCACCCCTCCTGATCCTGCAGTTCCACCACCCGGGGGAACTCTTGCCCATGGTCCTCCAGTGGCTTCAGGATAACCTGGCCCTTTCCCTTCCTGACCTGGCCTCCTCCCTGGCTTCCTCCGCCCACGTGGCCGGGGATCTTCTCCTCAGGGTGGGGGAGACGGTTTCCGAGATGGTTTTGGCCCTGGTTCTTGCGGTGATGATCGCCCTCGAGCCCCACTTGGTGCCCGGGCGGCGCCATACCTTCCAGGGAGCGGCTGGACCGAGGTGCTGGAGGATACCTGGAAGCGCATGGGCTGCTCCTCGCCATCTTCGCCTTCGGTAA
- the cbiB gene encoding adenosylcobinamide-phosphate synthase CbiB: protein MSLLLALLLDFLFGEPPARFHPVVLMGRYLAWAWPQVRGFWTGAFYWTLGALLFTLPALFLDLILRPLAWGWLLLGLFLKPLFSLRMLLWEVGRVEEALSYGPLQGPDSLAEARRRLARIVSRPTEDLSPEEVREAALESLGENLSDSVIAPLLYYALLGLAGAALYRYANTADAMWGYLEHGRRGAFAARADDLLNLVPARITGLLLCPPRLWPRLLQEARKTLSPNAGFPMAALALRLGVRLRKRGAYALNASAPSPTPKTTHQALRLALAVGYGAGFLLALLTLRR, encoded by the coding sequence GTGAGCCTCCTTCTGGCTCTTCTCTTGGACTTCCTCTTTGGGGAACCCCCTGCCCGGTTCCACCCCGTGGTGCTCATGGGCCGGTACCTGGCCTGGGCCTGGCCCCAGGTGCGGGGTTTCTGGACGGGGGCCTTCTACTGGACCCTGGGGGCCCTCCTCTTCACCCTCCCCGCCCTTTTCCTGGACCTGATCCTCAGGCCCTTGGCCTGGGGCTGGCTTCTTCTGGGGCTTTTCCTCAAGCCCCTCTTCAGCTTGAGGATGCTCCTTTGGGAGGTGGGTAGGGTGGAGGAAGCCCTGTCCTATGGGCCTCTGCAGGGGCCGGATTCCCTTGCAGAAGCCCGGCGGCGCCTAGCCCGGATCGTGAGCCGCCCCACAGAAGACCTTTCCCCAGAGGAGGTTCGGGAAGCCGCCTTGGAAAGCCTTGGGGAGAACCTTTCCGATAGCGTCATCGCCCCTCTCCTCTATTACGCCCTCTTGGGGCTGGCCGGAGCCGCCCTGTACCGGTACGCCAACACCGCCGATGCCATGTGGGGCTACCTCGAGCACGGAAGGAGGGGAGCGTTTGCCGCCCGGGCCGACGACCTTTTAAACCTGGTCCCGGCCCGGATCACGGGCCTTCTCCTTTGCCCTCCCCGGCTCTGGCCCAGGCTCCTCCAGGAAGCCAGGAAGACGCTTTCCCCCAATGCCGGCTTCCCCATGGCCGCCTTGGCCTTGAGGCTAGGGGTGCGCCTGCGTAAGCGGGGAGCCTACGCCTTAAACGCCTCTGCCCCCTCCCCCACGCCCAAGACCACCCACCAGGCCTTGCGGCTAGCCCTAGCGGTGGGCTACGGCGCGGGCTTCCTCCTGGCCCTTCTCACCCTGAGGCGGTAG
- a CDS encoding histidine phosphatase family protein yields the protein MELWLVRHGETLWNREGRLLGWTDLPLTPLGEAQAKALRGVLPGLPAFSSDLLRAQRTAELAGFQPQPVFALREIHFGLLEGALWQELDPAYQEALLRFQGFAPPGGESLEAFQERVFRFLESLTGPALLFTHGGVIRAVLRALGEDALLPPGSAVVLDWPKRVLDRLIPNP from the coding sequence GTGGAACTATGGCTGGTGCGCCACGGGGAAACCCTTTGGAACCGGGAAGGCCGCCTCTTGGGCTGGACCGACCTCCCCCTCACCCCCCTGGGGGAGGCCCAGGCCAAGGCCCTCCGAGGGGTTCTGCCGGGGCTTCCCGCCTTCAGCTCCGACCTGCTTCGGGCCCAAAGGACGGCGGAACTGGCGGGGTTTCAGCCCCAACCCGTCTTCGCCTTAAGGGAAATCCACTTCGGCCTTCTGGAAGGAGCCCTCTGGCAGGAGCTGGACCCCGCCTACCAGGAAGCCCTCCTGCGCTTCCAGGGCTTTGCCCCCCCAGGAGGGGAGAGCCTCGAGGCTTTCCAGGAAAGGGTTTTCCGCTTTCTGGAAAGCCTCACAGGACCAGCCCTTCTCTTTACCCATGGAGGGGTGATCCGGGCTGTGCTCCGGGCCTTGGGAGAGGATGCCCTCCTCCCTCCTGGCAGCGCCGTGGTCCTGGACTGGCCTAAGCGGGTCCTGGACCGCTTGATTCCAAACCCGTGA
- the cobT gene encoding nicotinate-nucleotide--dimethylbenzimidazole phosphoribosyltransferase — protein sequence MDYRETLQAAWRRMERLTKPPRSLGHLEEVAVRLAAIQGRLKPELGLGAVVVAAADHGVVAEGVSAYPQEVTRQMVLNFLRGGAAINQFARVAECEVYVLDVGVKGELPQHPRLLSRKVREGTDNLAQGPAMSLEEAERALQAGREAARQAIAQGATLLAAGDMGIGNTTAAAALTAALLGLPPEAVVGRGTGVGEEGLRRKREAVARALARLRPGMGPLEVAAQVGGLELLAIAGIYLEGYEAGLPLVLDGFPVTSGALLAWRLAPGIREHLFAGHLSREPGHRRQLEAMDLKPLLDLDLALGEGTGAVLAMPLLRAAARILHMATFEEAGVSDRP from the coding sequence ATGGACTACCGTGAAACCTTGCAAGCAGCGTGGAGGCGCATGGAGAGACTCACCAAGCCCCCTAGGTCCCTGGGCCACCTGGAGGAGGTGGCGGTGCGGCTTGCCGCCATCCAGGGAAGGCTGAAACCGGAACTGGGCCTGGGGGCGGTGGTGGTGGCTGCTGCAGACCACGGGGTGGTGGCGGAGGGGGTCTCGGCCTACCCCCAGGAGGTCACCCGGCAGATGGTGCTGAACTTTCTCCGGGGGGGTGCCGCCATCAACCAGTTCGCTCGGGTGGCCGAGTGCGAGGTGTACGTGCTGGACGTGGGGGTAAAGGGGGAACTTCCCCAACACCCGCGGCTTCTTTCCCGCAAGGTGCGGGAAGGGACAGACAACCTCGCCCAAGGCCCCGCCATGAGCTTGGAGGAGGCGGAAAGGGCCCTCCAGGCGGGCCGAGAGGCGGCGAGGCAGGCCATAGCCCAGGGCGCCACCCTCCTTGCCGCTGGGGACATGGGGATTGGCAACACCACGGCGGCAGCCGCCCTTACCGCTGCCCTCCTCGGCCTTCCTCCTGAGGCCGTGGTGGGCCGGGGAACGGGGGTGGGGGAGGAGGGCCTAAGGCGCAAGCGGGAAGCGGTGGCCAGGGCCCTTGCCCGCCTCCGCCCTGGCATGGGGCCCCTCGAGGTGGCCGCCCAGGTGGGGGGGCTTGAGCTTCTCGCCATCGCCGGGATCTACCTGGAGGGCTACGAGGCTGGGCTTCCTTTGGTGCTGGACGGCTTTCCCGTGACGAGCGGGGCCCTCCTCGCCTGGAGGCTTGCCCCGGGGATCCGGGAGCACCTCTTCGCCGGCCACCTCTCCCGCGAGCCCGGCCACCGCCGCCAGCTGGAGGCTATGGACCTCAAGCCCCTTTTGGACCTGGACCTGGCCTTAGGGGAGGGTACGGGGGCGGTGCTGGCCATGCCCCTCCTCAGGGCTGCGGCCCGCATCCTGCACATGGCCACCTTTGAGGAGGCAGGGGTTTCCGACCGCCCTTAA
- a CDS encoding adenosylcobinamide-GDP ribazoletransferase produces the protein MLRLLRLALGLLTVFPLAPREASPEDFRRSTLFFPLAGYALGLPLSLLALLPLPEEFLAALLLACLLFLTGFLHLDGLLDAADALLGSRPRAERLRILKDPHLGPFAFGVGGLYLLLLWQALALVRDPLFLLFLPGFARFAILPFLNRYPLLHQGMAGLIRGGPVWGAFLLALPFPVLYPWSALLTLFTAYLVARFALARLGGINGDVLGAMIALGELGGLVGYVLWKALSG, from the coding sequence ATGCTGCGGCTTCTGCGCCTGGCCCTAGGCCTTCTTACCGTCTTTCCCCTGGCTCCCCGGGAGGCCAGCCCGGAGGATTTCCGACGGAGCACGCTGTTCTTCCCCCTGGCGGGCTATGCCCTTGGGCTTCCCCTCTCTCTTCTCGCCCTTCTCCCCCTTCCCGAAGAGTTCCTGGCCGCCTTGCTGCTCGCTTGCCTTCTCTTCCTCACGGGGTTTTTGCACCTGGATGGGCTTTTGGACGCCGCCGATGCCCTCCTGGGCTCGAGGCCCAGGGCAGAGCGGCTTCGCATTCTCAAAGACCCCCACCTGGGTCCCTTCGCTTTCGGGGTAGGAGGGCTCTACCTCCTCCTCCTCTGGCAGGCTCTGGCCCTGGTGCGGGATCCCCTTTTCCTCCTCTTCCTCCCCGGCTTTGCCCGTTTCGCCATCCTGCCCTTTCTGAACCGGTATCCCCTTCTGCACCAGGGGATGGCTGGACTCATCCGGGGGGGACCGGTTTGGGGAGCCTTCCTCCTTGCCCTTCCCTTTCCCGTTCTTTACCCCTGGTCCGCCCTTTTGACCCTGTTCACCGCCTACCTGGTGGCCCGCTTCGCGCTTGCCCGCCTGGGCGGCATCAACGGGGATGTCCTCGGGGCCATGATCGCCCTGGGAGAACTTGGGGGCCTGGTAGGCTACGTGCTATGGAAAGCCCTAAGCGGGTAA
- the cobO gene encoding cob(I)yrinic acid a,c-diamide adenosyltransferase: MESPKRVKPYTRPTGERRGLLLVYTGDGKGKSTAAFGLALRAHGRGLRVRIFQFIKHQGARFGEHRAFSALGIPVEGLGDGFTWKSRDLDHSAALAREGWERARAALLSGEWDLVVLDEATYPVRYGWIPLEEFLGVLRERPPHVHAVVTGREAPEALLDLADTVTEMRKVKHAFDQGVPALRGIEH; the protein is encoded by the coding sequence ATGGAAAGCCCTAAGCGGGTAAAGCCCTACACCCGGCCCACCGGGGAACGGCGGGGCCTCCTTTTGGTCTACACCGGGGACGGCAAGGGAAAGAGCACCGCAGCCTTTGGCCTGGCCCTTCGGGCTCATGGCCGGGGCCTGAGGGTGAGGATCTTCCAGTTCATCAAGCATCAAGGGGCCCGCTTTGGGGAACACCGGGCCTTCTCTGCCCTGGGGATTCCCGTGGAGGGCTTGGGGGATGGGTTCACCTGGAAAAGCCGGGACCTGGACCACTCGGCGGCCCTGGCTAGGGAAGGCTGGGAAAGGGCGAGGGCGGCCCTTCTTTCCGGGGAGTGGGACCTGGTGGTTCTGGATGAGGCCACCTATCCCGTGCGTTACGGCTGGATTCCCCTGGAGGAGTTCCTTGGGGTCCTGAGGGAACGGCCCCCCCACGTGCACGCGGTGGTGACGGGTCGGGAAGCCCCGGAGGCCCTCCTGGACCTCGCGGACACCGTGACCGAGATGCGCAAGGTGAAGCACGCCTTCGACCAGGGGGTGCCAGCGCTACGGGGGATAGAGCACTAG
- a CDS encoding protoglobin domain-containing protein — MTDKSLGRFYVLAQEFWSQLPPSARFRPLEDARAFSRHKELMRGWVGQVVQGFYDTLFGHPATRAIFREGERPARERTLRDWYLRTVEGPFNGQYFAWQTLVGLVHVRRGVTNAMMAAMWNWVVDTVSRLAREHLSQEEAQALADAWRRLGFTVMALISEGYLHAYLEALAHAEGVEVGVFLQRAQEEAARLLASLSPG; from the coding sequence ATGACCGATAAGAGCCTTGGCCGTTTTTATGTCTTGGCCCAGGAGTTCTGGTCCCAGCTTCCCCCCTCCGCCCGTTTCCGCCCCCTGGAGGACGCCAGGGCTTTTTCCCGGCACAAGGAGCTCATGAGGGGCTGGGTGGGCCAGGTGGTCCAGGGCTTCTACGACACCCTCTTCGGCCACCCCGCCACCCGGGCCATCTTCCGGGAAGGGGAAAGGCCAGCCCGGGAGAGGACCCTAAGGGACTGGTACCTGCGCACCGTGGAGGGCCCCTTTAACGGGCAGTATTTCGCCTGGCAGACCCTGGTGGGGCTGGTGCACGTACGCCGGGGGGTGACCAACGCCATGATGGCCGCCATGTGGAACTGGGTGGTGGATACCGTCTCCCGCCTGGCCCGGGAGCACCTTTCCCAGGAGGAAGCCCAGGCCCTGGCGGATGCCTGGCGCCGGCTGGGCTTTACCGTAATGGCCTTGATCTCCGAAGGCTATCTCCATGCCTACCTCGAGGCCCTGGCGCATGCGGAAGGGGTGGAGGTGGGGGTTTTCCTGCAAAGGGCCCAGGAGGAAGCCGCCCGCCTCCTGGCGAGCCTTTCTCCAGGCTAA
- a CDS encoding cobyrinate a,c-diamide synthase, with amino-acid sequence MVRLPRLVLAAPHSGAGKTTVALALLQALGEQGLKVQPFKVGPDYVDPSHLEVASGRRVYNLDGFFLDETGLLSLFQHGAKGADLALVEGVMGLFDGKDPLGQVGSTAQVAKLLKAPVALVVDASGMAGSIVPLVQGFRNFDPGVQVVGVFANRVGSPRHAELLREALGQVGLPLLGWLPQDPLLEIPERHLGLVLAGEIRPPLVALRRAFQVDLEAVLRLATSALPLPKAPPFLPEGKPAWVRVAYAWDQAFRFYYPESLELLEAMGAELVPFSPIGDSALPEAEALLLGGGYPELFAEQLAENRAMREAIRRFPGPVVAECGGYMYLSQGLWVGEDFFPMVGLVPGEAHMAERPILGYRQVEALRDNPVAKKGEAFKGHEFHYARMESSPSPAWRRVGGEEVEGYTDGRILGSFVHLYLPACPEGAGRFLALAHGKAKLRRPR; translated from the coding sequence ATGGTGAGGCTCCCCCGGCTGGTTCTGGCCGCCCCCCATTCGGGGGCGGGAAAGACCACCGTGGCCCTGGCCCTTCTCCAGGCTCTTGGGGAGCAGGGTCTTAAGGTCCAGCCCTTCAAGGTGGGGCCGGATTACGTGGATCCCAGCCACCTAGAGGTGGCCTCCGGGCGCAGGGTTTACAATCTGGACGGCTTTTTCCTGGACGAAACCGGCCTCCTTTCCCTCTTTCAGCATGGAGCCAAGGGAGCCGACCTGGCCCTGGTGGAGGGGGTCATGGGGCTCTTTGACGGCAAGGACCCCTTGGGCCAGGTGGGCTCCACGGCCCAGGTGGCCAAGCTCCTCAAAGCCCCCGTGGCCTTGGTGGTGGATGCTTCCGGCATGGCGGGTTCCATCGTCCCCCTAGTGCAGGGCTTCCGGAACTTTGATCCTGGGGTCCAGGTGGTGGGCGTCTTCGCCAACCGGGTGGGTTCTCCCCGGCATGCGGAACTCCTAAGGGAGGCCCTCGGCCAGGTGGGCCTGCCCCTTTTGGGCTGGCTTCCGCAAGACCCCCTTCTGGAGATCCCGGAGCGCCATTTGGGCCTGGTCCTCGCCGGGGAGATACGCCCGCCTTTAGTTGCCTTGCGCCGGGCTTTCCAGGTGGACCTGGAAGCGGTCTTGCGCCTGGCCACCTCCGCCTTGCCCCTGCCCAAGGCTCCTCCTTTCCTCCCCGAGGGGAAGCCGGCCTGGGTGCGGGTGGCCTACGCCTGGGATCAAGCCTTCCGCTTCTACTACCCCGAAAGCCTGGAGCTCCTAGAAGCCATGGGGGCGGAGCTTGTCCCCTTTAGCCCCATAGGGGATTCGGCCCTTCCGGAGGCAGAGGCCCTCCTCCTCGGAGGAGGTTACCCCGAGCTTTTCGCAGAGCAGCTTGCGGAAAACCGGGCCATGCGGGAGGCCATCCGTCGTTTCCCTGGCCCGGTGGTGGCGGAGTGCGGGGGGTACATGTACCTGTCCCAGGGGCTTTGGGTGGGGGAGGATTTCTTCCCCATGGTGGGCCTGGTTCCGGGGGAGGCCCATATGGCGGAAAGGCCCATCCTGGGCTACCGGCAGGTGGAGGCCTTGAGGGATAACCCGGTGGCCAAAAAGGGAGAGGCCTTCAAGGGGCACGAGTTCCACTACGCCCGGATGGAATCCTCCCCAAGCCCCGCCTGGCGGCGGGTGGGGGGAGAGGAGGTGGAGGGCTACACGGATGGGCGCATCCTGGGAAGCTTCGTCCACCTCTACCTGCCGGCCTGCCCGGAGGGAGCCGGAAGGTTCCTGGCCTTGGCCCATGGGAAGGCGAAGTTACGCAGGCCCAGGTGA